The following DNA comes from Croceicoccus sp. YJ47.
GTGATCAACGGCACGCCATAGATACATCATCTCGCCATTTATGCGGACGTACATCTCATCGAGATGCCACTGCCATTTTCGAAAACCGCGCATCCGATTTACGCGTTGGCGGCGAATGTCCGCTGCGAACATTGGACCAAACCTGTTCCACCACAACCGCACCGTTTCATGGCAAATGTCGATGCCACGTTCCGACAGAAGATCCTCGACGTTCCGGAGCAAAAGCGGAAAGCGGACATACATCATCACGACCAGTCGGATGACTTCCGGCGAAGAATGGAAGTATCGGAACGGGTTGGCTGGTTTCTTGGCTCGGGACATCCGCTTCCCCTACCCTGCATCAAGGTTTTTGCCAGAGGTACCATCCTTCTGACAGTGCCGTTGCGGATGTTAAACGTAACACCTGATGTATTACAATGCAGCCCGCAGTTCATGACGCTGCGTTGCGGGCAATTTGTCAGCCACAGCGATTAGCAAATCAAGCAGCCTCCGATCTTCGTCTTTCGTAGAATTTGCGTCTCGAAATTCTGGTCGGATAACCATTATGCGGACCTTTTGCTTTTCGCCACCGCGAGGGCGCTTGCCAAATTGAGCCAACCACGCGCTCAGTTTTTCATACAGATCTTCGTATGTTGGAGAGCCTTCTGTGACTTCTTCAAACCACTTTGACAAAACAATCTCTGTGTTTCGTCCATCGAGTTTTTTGTATTTTGCCAGATATTTCGCAGGTGTGAGATTTTCATAGCCGACGAATTTCGAGAAACCAAAGATCGGCTTTTCGGGCTCCCGTTCGTACACATAAAATGCATGAGCTTGTGCGAGCCTATCGGCCAATAAGGCATTCTCAACAACAGCTTCGTTAAGGTGAATAATTGCGGCGACTACCGCGTCGAGGTGTTGAACAAGCTTTGCCATTTTTCAGCCCTTACATCTAGATCTGACTTAGACGATGTAGGACCCAACCAGATTGACGTCAAGCCTCACTCGCCTAGATCAGTTTTGGATACGCAAGATTGTTCATCTCAACCAATGTCGGCTCGAGGGCTGCAATCAGCACAATAAAGTTGGGTTCCATTGCTGTAGCGAAGGCTTTCCGCGGCTCAGGTAGACTTTGCGCCGAATTCTGCCAGTCAGCTTATAGAAGAAAATCACGGAAAGCTGCTGTGAGTTGTCAGGCTGCAAGCTACTGCCAATCAGAAGTTAGAGCTTGCGACACCCGACGGTACTCCACTTTTCTCCGATCTTTCCCTGTCCATTGAACATGAAGCCGTCGGTCTCTTCGGTCGTAACGGATCGGGTAAGACCACCCTTTTGAAAGCTATTGCAGGCCATGCGCATCTTCCGTTGGGCGGAACGATCGTGACGGATGGCAAGGTCGGCCTGCTGCGCCAGGACGGATCGACGCAAGTTCCACGGTTGGCCACATGCTTGGGGTCGCGGACCATCTGGCACGCATTGCGCGCATCGAGGCAGGTTCGCCTGTTGGCGACGACCTTGATCTTGCGGACTGGATTCTCGGTTCTAGGCTGGAGAACCTGTTGGCCCGGTTCGGACTGGCATCAATGGAAACGTCACGCGCAATTTCCAGCCTGAGCGGTGGAGAGCGGATGCGCGTGAAGCTTGCGGCGCTACTCTTGCCCGCACCCGATATCTTGCTGCTCGACGAGCCGACGAACAATCTCGACTCCTACGGACGCGAAGGCGTGGCCAATCTGATCGAGGGTTGGAACGGTCCGCTGCTTGTCGCCAGCCACGACCGCTGGCTGCTTGAACGAGTCGAAAGAATTGTCGAACTTTCGCCCGCAGGCGTTACCATCGTCGGCGGGAACCGGTCTTCATTCAAGGTCGAACGGGACGCAAACCGCGCACGCTCGATCGAAGCGCTTGAACAGGCTCGCGAGGGCCTCGATGCGGCAAAGCGATCTAAGCAACGCGAAATGGAAAAGCAGGCGAGACGGGACAAGCGCGGGCGCGCCCTCGCGGCCAAGGGGGCCGATCCGAAACCATATCTTTTCCAACAACAGCAGCGGGCGGAAAAGACCGCCGCGCGATATGGCGTAGTTGGGCAGGAGATCGTCGATCAGGCCGATGCAATGCCACGCTCGGCCCAGGCGGAAGTCGAGCGGATCGTGCCGATACGCATCGTACTTCCCCGATCTGGCCTGTCGTCCCGCCAGACCTTGGTGGATGTGCATGACCTTGTCTGCGAACGGAATGGGTGTGTGCTTTTCGGTTCCATGGATCTCGTCGTTCGCGGACCAAAGCGCATCGCGATCACCGGGCCGAACGGCTCCGGCAAGACCAGCCTGGTCAGACTGCTGCTCGGGCTCGACACGCCGGCATCCGACAAGATAGCCTCCGATCAAAAGAGCATGGCCGTACTCGACCAGCATCTGGCGATGCTCGATAAATCCGAAACTCTCCTCGACACGATGAAGCGATACAATCCCGCGCTTGATCAACAGTCGGCCCACACATCGCTTGCCGCATATGGCTTTCGTGGACAGTGGGCAGACAGGACCGTGACCGGCATTTCTGGTGGCGAACAAGTGCGACTTGCACTCGCCTGCCTTTTCTCGCGGCCAGAACCTCCACAAATGCTGATCTTAGACGAGCCGACAAATCACCTCGATATCGAGGCGATCGAACTTCTAGAGAATGCGCTCACCCACTATGATGGCACGATAATCTGCATCAGTCATGACGAAGCGTTTCGCAATGCACTCGGATTGACGCGTGCGATCACGATGGGTGACACATAAATGCCAATGCCGCGGACGGCGGCGAAAGCTTTATTCCGCTTTCAGTTTTATTCGTTCAGCAACTGGGCCGATCGATGACAATCCGCTTTCGTCGAGCGTACTGAGAGAAGCAGCTATTCAGCTGACGACCTCAAAAAATTCGCCTGCATCGAGCCGCTGATGCAGAATGAATAGAGCAATACTAAAAAGTCCCGCGCCACGAGGCTTGGCTCCAAGAAGTCGCGCGCGAAATACACGTGCAGAATTGAGCTGTATTCGAGCGACTGTCTAATTGCACTAACTATCTTGTTCGACCTTCTGCCTTCTAGTAGGCTCAACGCGAAAACTTATGGGGGGCTTTGTATGATTCGAAGTGTTTTCTTCGCCGCAATCGTCACGTATGCCATTAGCACACCAGTTATGGCACAGGAGGCTGGCGCCGATGCATATCGCCAGAATTGCGGTGCGATTCCCTATTCGGCTGGCGAGGCCTTATCTGAGGTTGAGCTGACCGGTCGTCTTGGCGGCAATGTGCTCGACAAACTGGTGGACCTACCCGATCTCACGGTCTTTGGCGGACAGCGCGTGACGCGTTCTGCGTTCGCTGGACTGCGGCAGCAGGCGATGGGCGCTGTGCTCGATGCTTATGCGTGCCGGATCTCAGCAGAAATCCGTGCACGGGGAGGCGAGAGCGAGCAAGAGCAATTACGTTTGTTGGGTGCGGCCGTAGCCAATCTGAACCTCGAGATTAGCACGCTGGCTGGTCTGCCCGACGAGGATTTCCGCACACGACTTGCGGCGAAGGATTACTATCAGGAACAGACGACACGCAAGCCGACAGATCCAACCATCGATCGAGCTATCGTGGATGCGGCGCTCAACGGACTGGATACAAACAAGCTGTTTATCAACATTACGGAGCGGCAGCGATGGCTTGGCCTCAACTTCGCGGGCGTCGCAGAGCTTCAGGGCTGTCAGACCATTATCAAAGCGGCACTGTCTGACGGATCGTCTTCGCTCCAACGCAGCCTTGCGGATCTGAGGTCGATCCTCACCAATTATCTCGACGCCAACATTGCGCCGGTTGTATCCTTGGCAGTGCTGGCCAATACGCTGTCGGGCAATCCGGCGGGCGCGACGGCGGTCTCTTCCAGCTCATTAAGCGCCTGCGCCGCGGCCGTTCAACAGTCCGAGATCAATCTCAGCTCAAAAATTCAGGCGATTGGATCAGACATCCCTCCTGCAACGGACGCGCCTTCACCGAGTGTACCGGCGACCACTCAGACAGAGTAATAAACAATTCCCGGCCGGGGGCGGCTGACACGTTTGGGGGCTCTATGTATTTTTCGCGCGGCGTCATTATGGCATCGTTTGCCATGCTCTTGCTGGCTGGGTGCTCAACTCCCAAGCCTCCCGAATCGCCTAAGGTCCGGGCCGATGTTGTTTCGCGCTGCGCTTCGGCTGAAGCTCTGCTGGCGAAGAACTATTCGCGCACTAGGAACGTCGATTTGCTGGTGGCGGGCGGCGGTGAGACAATTAGCCTGCGCGGAGCCATCTTATCGGCTGAGGCGGCAGATCGTGTCGCCAAGGCGGATACGATGTGCAAGGCATGGGCCAACGGTGCACTCACCGATGAGCAATACGCCTCATATCTCCTCAGCAGTTTGGCCGACTCCGCATCTGTCCCGCAGAGTATCCTTGATTCAGTTTCCGGTGATTCAAAGATATCGGGCACACCTTCTGACATTTCCGTCGATGAATTGCTGCGCCGCATTGAAGAGCTTGAAGCGACAGGCGGGTTTCCACCGGGCATCGACAAGAATGAAATTCGCTCGACGCTCAACAACTTCAAAAACATGAGCGATGCAGACCGCGCCGAGCAGATCGACAGCGAATTCGAAAAGCGTTTGGGACAGGTCGAAACGCAAGGCGCTGAAACACAGCGGCTGCGAATTGAAACCTCGCAGGTAATCGCTAATCTAATTGAACGGTTAGACAACCTCGAACAAGCGCTCCAAGACATCCAGACAACACCAGCTATGAAAATGCCCTTCCGGGTTTATTTCACCACTGGCAGCGATGAACTGACTTTCGCCTCAATGCGGTATCTTGACGCCCTTATCGAGGAATTGCGCGAAGATGCCCGTCCCCTTGCCGTCACGGGCTATACAGATCCGCGCGGTACCACCGCTGCTAACGCTGAATTGTCCGTCTCGCGCGCGAATACAGTTGCGCAATATCTGCGCGACAATTTGAATGTACCAGTAGTAGCGCGCGGCGGTAATGTCGCAGATCTCGATACGATTGATATCAGTAAAATGCGTTACGCCGATATTGCCTTTGATTAATTTCAAGTGGGGCTTGGTGAGCTTGAAGCGGGCCTGTAAAACCCTCGAAGAATTTGACGAGTTCTCTCGCAGGATCTTCGCGCACCATCCGCTTCTTACCCAATCTCCGCCCGGAATTCCCCCGGAGAAGGGTTTCTCTGTGATCTGATGGCTATGTCAGCTTTCGGGAGCCGTGGGTGGGAGGGCTAAGACCGATATTGGGGCGCAAAGCCGCCGCCGCACCCCGCTTTCATTTCACCTTCCGCCCGACACGTTTCCCCCTGCGCTTTTGCTCACGCTCAAGATTGCGAAAGGCGGTCTGTCTCTGACGATAGCCGGTGGCCATAAGCAGGCGGATGCCGGTATCGCGGCGCCTGCGAAAGCCGTGGCGGTAATATTCAAGCGTTGCCAGCTTTCGAGGCTGGAGCTGTGCCGCCACATCGCAGGGCGCAAGCGACAGCAGATGATCGATGGTGCCATCGATCAGCGTGTCGATCTCATTGATCAGCAGGAAGTTCAGCAAAACACGTTCCATCTGCGGATGGCGTCCAATGCCGACTTCGCCGGCCAGCATGGCCAGCTCCTGCTCGATCTCGGCAAGCCAGGGCGGAAGCGGCTCGGGCAAGGTGCGTTTCGATCGGAAGCCATGCTTGAACGCGTTCCTGGCCGCCTTCGCCTTGCCTTGTGGTGATGTGGGTCCTTTGCTTTTTGCGCCATTGCGGCGGCTGGCAGCCCGGGCCGCTTCGCTGCGCAAACTGGATACCGCCGGTTTAGTCGCCTCTGGCTCCTCCCCGGTGCGCGCGCTCGCTGCCGGCACAGTCATAGCCTTCGTCGTCGCTGTGCGAGCCGCAACCATGCTCACGCAGATGTGCTTGCAGCATCCCTTCCAGATCGGCGACCCGGTCCAGCTGCGCGCAGCGCGCATCGAGCCCATTGATGACAGCGTTGCGCGCTTGCACGAGTTCGACGATCAGCCGGTCGAGTTCGATGAACAGCGCATGCCTCTGGGTATAGGCCATGCCGACAAGCCGCTCGAAGGCAGGACCAAACGCATTGAGATTGCACAGGCTGATATTCTCAAGGCTTGCGACAATGTTGTGAACGACACCGCGTTCCTCGACATCGGTGCACCAGGAACTGCCTTCTATCGCAGCATCGTCCGAGGCGGTGCGTCCGTTCTTCGCATGGCAGCTCAGGGCATAGAGATGATAGCTGTGCAGGCCTGACTGAATGAGGCGCAATTGTTCGATCCGGCCCGTGAGCTTGGCAATATCGCGCAGGTACAGGCGCTGGATCAGCCCTTTGGGCTCATAGTCCTCGACAAGCTCATCATACAGATCGGTCCACAGACCGGTGAAGCAATCGCGTTCGAAGGCTTCGCTCACAGGATCCATGGGCAACATATTGGTCATCGAAAAACCCTCGTAGATGTTTCTGGTCTTTCGAATCGTGCTGTCACGACATGGCGCATGGCAGCCCCTTATGGGCAGTCATCGCGATAATCATTGGCCCGGCTATCGACGCGCCACGTCGTCTGGTCATCCGCTCGCAAGCGGTATTCGCGACGATGCGACCTGCACGACCGCAGGCTTTGCCGGACCGTGAGGCGTCCGCTCACACCTTGCGTCGAGCGATTGCGCCGCGCAGAATTGCAAAGAAAAAGCACGATCTGGACAAACGAACCCAGCGCGGTGCCCCTACGCTAACACCGCGAGGCGAGCGTCCCGCTCACACGAA
Coding sequences within:
- a CDS encoding OmpA family protein — protein: MYFSRGVIMASFAMLLLAGCSTPKPPESPKVRADVVSRCASAEALLAKNYSRTRNVDLLVAGGGETISLRGAILSAEAADRVAKADTMCKAWANGALTDEQYASYLLSSLADSASVPQSILDSVSGDSKISGTPSDISVDELLRRIEELEATGGFPPGIDKNEIRSTLNNFKNMSDADRAEQIDSEFEKRLGQVETQGAETQRLRIETSQVIANLIERLDNLEQALQDIQTTPAMKMPFRVYFTTGSDELTFASMRYLDALIEELREDARPLAVTGYTDPRGTTAANAELSVSRANTVAQYLRDNLNVPVVARGGNVADLDTIDISKMRYADIAFD
- a CDS encoding ATP-binding cassette domain-containing protein, which gives rise to MLGVADHLARIARIEAGSPVGDDLDLADWILGSRLENLLARFGLASMETSRAISSLSGGERMRVKLAALLLPAPDILLLDEPTNNLDSYGREGVANLIEGWNGPLLVASHDRWLLERVERIVELSPAGVTIVGGNRSSFKVERDANRARSIEALEQAREGLDAAKRSKQREMEKQARRDKRGRALAAKGADPKPYLFQQQQRAEKTAARYGVVGQEIVDQADAMPRSAQAEVERIVPIRIVLPRSGLSSRQTLVDVHDLVCERNGCVLFGSMDLVVRGPKRIAITGPNGSGKTSLVRLLLGLDTPASDKIASDQKSMAVLDQHLAMLDKSETLLDTMKRYNPALDQQSAHTSLAAYGFRGQWADRTVTGISGGEQVRLALACLFSRPEPPQMLILDEPTNHLDIEAIELLENALTHYDGTIICISHDEAFRNALGLTRAITMGDT